GACCCGTTCGATGCTGCAGCCAGTGCTGGGATCGGAGAGGGCTGGACAAATTTACTCCTTTTCCCTTTCACCACGGCTCCCCTTTTTACGGAgacaatatttcaaaattaatcaaGTAATAACAATTAACCGTTCCCGTTCCTGGCATGGCGTAACGCTCCACGAAGCGCGTCCATGGCCAACTTTCGAGAATTGATAATCACCCCTaaacacctacacacacacacacacacacacacttacaacaCAACAGTTTTTTACAAATCTCTTGTCGTTTTTTATCCACAAATTCGGATTCCTCCCTTTTTCAAATCGTAAGCTTCGGCGGCCAGCATTCGCGGCGCGTAACGCGGTTTTTAACGTCAACCTTTTCTCACATTACTTCCCTAGTGATTTTTCACATCATCACAGTggacaaaacacacaaaaacagaCACAATTACACACGTTTGATATCGTGCGCCGAGATTCGTCGGTCGAAGCGCAATGCAATCGTTTGGGTTTTCCGACCAGCATTCAATAAAGtgaaatcaaattcaaatcaaaccgAACTATTTTGATACGCAGCTCGAAAGAAAATCACGAAGTTTTTCCGCAAGAGCGTACGTATTGGCGAATGCGAATCAACGATTtttaaaacggaaaaaataacGATCTCCCTTCGACCCTTTAAACGTTAGCTTACATTAAAATTCCGCTAGATGGCGTTGATGACAGTGAGTAGGAAccgtaatttaaaaatttcaattaaaggACACACAATGGGAACGGAAGGATACTTACGGATGGTAAGAAACTGCCATCGAATAATTAGAATCAGCCTCATGTACagtatattttgaaaaaagttataaaaaaaaattcaacaaaattcTTATCGACCGTGTCGCGCATCTTAGTGGATATGTAATTAGAAAACGTGTCCTAGCTAACGGTGCTCCTATCCTTAATCGTTGCTTACCGCTAATGGTGTTACTGCTTTAAAAGATGAGGTAAATATAATTGGTGTAACCCTACAGCTGGGCCGGGACGAAACGAATGGCCGCCCAGAGATGGCAACGATGGCACGGAAATCGTGGAAAACTTAACgtaggaaaaaccaaaacaaaagaagcCAAAACCCCGGGAtggaagcacacacacacacacacacacgaacgcgcgcgcgcgggtTGGTCGCTACTCCATGGGAATACCGCCGGGCAGGGCGACGGGGGAGCGCTTTCGGTCAAGGTATCGCTGGATCGAGGGGATGGCGAATAGCATCGCGCCGCTGATGGCGATCGTTGTGCCGGCCATGATGAAACCTGGCCCGTAGGAGAGCGTGTAGTCGTACAGCCAGCCTGTGCAAGGGGGAAAGAGTAAGTGAAACGGGCAAGTAGGGCGGACTGAGTGGGGGGGGTAACCGTCTCACCTGCGATCGGAGGTCCTACGAAGGAGGCGATGCCCTGgaagagcagcagcaggccaAACGCGTTCGTCAGCTTCTCCAGACCGAGCAGGTCGACCAGGATGACGGAGGTGAGGCCGACGTAGGCACCGATGGTGAAGCCGAACACGGCCGAGTAGACCGCGAGCCAGTAGAAGTCGCGACAGAAGACGGACAGGCCGGTCGCGATGCCGCAGATCGCGAGCGACCAGTTGTACACCCACAGCCGGTTGACCCACGTCTTGTCGGACACATAGCCGAGCACGATGCGGCCGACGGTGTTGGCGATGCCGATGATGCCGAGCAGGTAGGACGCGTTCTTGGTGTCGATGCCGAGGACCTGCGCCTGCGCCGCCAGATACACGTACGGCACGTTGAAGCCGACGCTCGTCAGGAAGTTCGACACGGTGAAGACGATGAAGATCGGGTCCTTCAGGATGGAGAAGTTCATCATCTCGCGGAACGTGTCGCACGTCTCCTTCGAGCAGGGGATGCACCCGAGGCACTGCTCGGTCGCGTCCTGGCCGCCCAGCTGAGTTCCCGTGCCGTTGCCCTGCACCGACCCGTAGCTGCCCTTTTCGTACACCGACAGGTTCGCCTGCGACGTGTGACGCGATGCGATGTTGTGGACGGAACCGGTGTACAGGGCGTCCTTGCGGTACATGGTGCCACTTTCGGCTCGCTTCATCGCGCCCTGCATCGTAGTCGCCTGGAGCTGCTGATCGGTGAGCGGAGCTGTCAGCAGGGGCTGGCTGAGTCCCAGCCGCTTCGTTTCATCCACCGGCAGAAGCTTGCGATCCGCGTCCAGGTTGTGGCCACTGATAGAGTGACCATTCTGTGGAGATAAAGAGAGAGTTACAGCGCATTCTTACAGATTTCGTTGGCAGACCTACCGCATTAAGGTCGATCTTCGGAATGTCCATGTCGCCGTGGCTGTTGGATCGCTTCAGGGCACCCTCGCCGCTCTGGTGTGTGGTTTGCTTTGCTGGCGATGCCGGTCTGCCAGTGCTGGAATGTTGCAATGCTGGCACCGTTGCCTCATCCTGTTTGCCAGCAACGGCtaccgcagcagcagcggctgACTCGTGCGTCAACGGGCGGAACATCAACCCGAACAGCACGCAGATCAGCACGATGGCACCGATCGCCTGCAGTGCCCCCTGCCACTCGAGCCGCTTGATTAGCGCCTCGGTTAGCGGGGCGAAGATGGACGTACCGAGCCCGGAGCCGCACACGGCGATGCCGGTTGCCAGCGATCTCAGTCTTTCGAAGTACATCGTCACGCTGACGATGGCGGGCAGGTAGATGAGCCCCAGGCCCATCCCGGTGCCAAAGCCGATCGTAATGAACAGCATGAAGACGCTGGTGGCGTAGCTGCTGACAGCCAGCGAGGCAGCGGCCAGCAACGCACCCGCTATCGTCACCGCCCGGCAGCCGTACCGGTTCACCAGCGACGATGAGATGGGTCCTACATGGGGAGTGAGTCAGAACATGTGTGCAAAGGTGAGGAGTTGCGCAGCAGACCCACCCATACGGTGCTGGACTTACCCGAGCATAGTGTCACTCCTACCAGGATCGACGCGATCCAGGCCGTGTAGCCTTTCCCTTCGTTGAAGTACGTTAAAAACTCCGTGTAGAATATACCGAACGAGTACGTAAGGCCATCAGCTGTAAAAGAGGAAACATCCACACCCTGCTTTGAGTACATTCACGGATGTTGTTGCCAGTCTAGGCGTCAATCAATGTTACACATCGTACAATTCGTAGACCCTCCTCCTCGCGATTGCTCTGTACAGCTCCCTTTTCCAAGTTCTTGTGGTCGATTTTGATAACGCACATCTCGTGTTTACCAACCGTTGTACCACCCGTGCTTAGCCAGCCATATGAACTTCAAAGCTGGCtgctaataaaaataaactagttAGGTTCATCTTCAAAACATATCGTAGGAACCGATCGACCCGCCAAGTGCGTCCGTGTTTTACAATGTCTGCACTCGGTGGTCCGACCAGAGGTGGCTTATCAGCAGTGTTTACCAAACTCTTATCCGTTGTTTTTGTCGTGTTCTAGTGCAACGTTGCTATATCTCATCCCGTGCCCTTTGCTAGGTGCCAAGTACGGGTAAACACCACAAATTGATTTGTCGACGCCCTCGAAGTCATAAATACGCTCGTCAGCACTTCTTGCCAGCACTGGGTGGGCAAGAGCTCGAACGCAGTTCGGCCGCTTGGAAGCGTAACAGCGGCTAACCTTCCTGCATAACCTCGTGCGCGGTGTGTGAACCTGATCGATAGATCCAGCGATTGCATATCATGCGCCCATTAACAACTTGTCGCCGGTCGCGGTCGGACCGTGTAATCAAAATCAGCCGACTAATCAAATTCACTGTATCTCACCAGCCTATACAGGCCTGCGGGAACATCGCGAGGGTTGGCGTCCTTGGTACGGTACAAAGTACGCTGCTTACTCACCAACCGGGGACAAAGCCTCGGATCAAGAAGCGAACAAAGATCGGCTATTAATATGCGTTCCTACAAGCGACAAAGCAATCCAAGGAATGGTGACATGAGAGTGAGTCAATGTGCATTGCAGTGTCAGAGACATATCGCACTTATTAAGACTCATGTTactgtttgttgttgatgcATGCGAAATGTGTGGGCGAGccgtgataaaaaaaatgtgtcgACAAGTAAACAACGTGCGATATTCCATTTACTTTGCTGTCGAGCAAAACCGGAGTAGATGTTCACGAGTTCAGCTGTTTTTCTCCTTGTGTCCTAGCTCATCTGGCCTGTCTGCAATATGCAGAAAGAAAGTTACCTCTATTAACCACTGATGTGTGATGTATTCACAGGATCTCCGAACAGGCCGATTGCGTCAGTTATGTCATACATTCCGAAAATGAGTGTAATCGATCTTATCATCGCCTAGCTGGTTGGTTATATAGGCACATGTCCCTCGGATAATGGCTATCAAAAGGCACAATAAGTCTACGATGAGGGGAGCGGGGTAATTGGAGTGCCATGGCATAGCTTACGCTAATCGATCACCATCTATTTGACGCCTACCAAATGGAGCTGAGGTTCAGTTGGAGCTGAGGGCTTTATCTAGCTAATAAGTGACCCGTTTCTGTACGCCGATGAGGAGCGCAGTTTGATTGATCTGTTATTGACAGTGCATTGTTTACCACGTGGGTTTCGAGGCAGCACCAATAGCCGATGATTAGCGCCAAGGGTGCCGCACGCTGTCGCTATGGACGAGGGTCTACTACGTATGCCTAAGTGGCCCGGAGGCCCCGGGTGTACTTACTGATGATATGAATACTGAAGGAAGCCAACACCACCATCCAACCCCATCCCCCATCCGGGGGCGTCGGAAGTCCGCTTTCCGCCTCTACGACGCTCTGCTCGATGTCGGTGTTgatctgctgctgttgccgcTTGCGGCTCGCCGGTGGTCCGTGTGTCATATTTGGCAGATCGACAAGCTGCGGTCCTGCGTGTGCTCAGTCTCTGTTTCCTCTCctactttctctctttctctccctttctctcgcTTTGTCGTTATAGTTGAATCTCTATCTAAAGTATAATAACCACGGAAGTACTCTACCACATTAACTGAATGAACCTATTAGGTTACTGTATAGACGGTTTCGCCGATGGCACACATCTGTATGAAGATAGAGAACGAAATTAAACCTATTTGAGTGAagattagaaggtgctcatGCTAGTAGACCACAGAAGTCATGGCATTGAACCGCTAAAGATTGACCGACACTTTCAACCCAATTTTATGGACGAGGTTCGATGGAtgttcaaaacactttaaagCATCGAAGTACCAAACAACAGCAAATTACAGCCGACAGATGTCTGCTACTGCTCTCCACATAATCGTATACCACTCAAAACGATTGTTGACCACATACGCCAAGAATGTCTTCAGTAATCAAAATCTTCAAACACTATCGGGCAACGGCGGCCTTGCGAAAGATTAATCGGCccttatttcaatttcatcacATGCGGACGGGGCTTCTGAACACGCCTGGAAGTGCGTCGCTTATCTGTCGCTGTAAATCGTGCTGGAGAGCTGAGGCTGACAGTAGTCACCTGTATTCCTCACTCACCCACGTGGTATTGAAATCACCCAGATGCGCTCGGCAACACTTCTTATTCTACTCTGCAGTTTATCCGTCCAGTATGCTGAAAGAAGGCAGGATATTTACTGGCAAGCAATATCCAGAGCACAGGCGGAGAGTTTTACTCTTTCTTCCTGGTTTGTAATGCAATCAAACTGTTATTTCTGTCTCTTTGAATAAAGACATCCCGTGAGTATAATAAAGAAACACTGCCACAAATCGAATAACATGGATGCGCCAGTCACTTTCGTTGTCTATAATGGACAATGATGGAAGGCGCACATCGAACCATGACTCACGGCCATGTGTCGACAAGGTTTGGTGAATTGAGGGTTGCTTGGATATGTTGCCAAGGAAAAATGCACCACGAGTTGATTGTACCACGCGTAGATTTAAGGGTTGATCGGAAGAGAAATAGAAAGCGAGACAAAGTGCAGCATCCACTCTATCTTCTGATTCCAGTTATAGAAACGAAGCAGGAAACTCGTGGAAACTAAGAACTATACGGTCGCGGACGATCTGGCCATAGGATTCGCAGCCTGGAGACACAAACCGACAGCCCAGTCAGCGCCACTATCGCACACTTGCCTGATCGACGAGAGTTTCGGCGAACAACCGAACGGGTGCAGAACCGAGCAGCGACTACGCGATGATTACCACCCCAACAGCCTATTTCGTTCCTTATCACTACGTACAGCGTACAGCGAGCGTGCGAGTGCGGCGGCTTGCAACACGATCCAAGCGTGAGGGCCGAGGAGGTGGACGGAATGGTGCGGTACGTGCTCAACCGATCACTACCACTATCGATCGATCACTAAGATATATTAGCCGGCGCACAGTTGAACCACTTTCTCTTTCAGCTTGACGTAGGATAGTAGATTTCCTACTTGTTCGTATATACGACGCTACTTGTTCCAAAAAGGTACACGCTTCGGGAGCGAGTTTGGTCGACAATTAGAGATGAGGAACCGTGGTAGTACACTATCTGCGAAATGTTGGATTGGATAGCTACATATAGCCACCGACGTTCAACGCAACGTATGATGTGTTCAAACGAGATGTCCCGAACAACATGTTTTTGATGATCGACGCTTTAGGAAAACAATTGATTGCTTGTCGATGTTTTTGAATACTTTAAACTCAGCACTCAATCTACTTTATCTAGCAACTCAGTTCTGAAGCGTCGGTTAGTTTTTGCTTGGTTAGAGAGCTGATTAGGACCATGCTCTGGTAGTCTTCACCCCAGTTCCCGGGCACAGATTGTCACAGTTCAGCAGCTAGAGTGCAAGGCAACACGGAAGAGCCTTCACAGTGCCTCGTGCTGGCCAAAGATCGAGCGGagatgtagaaaaaaaaaaaaaaaaaactagacgCGACGGGAGGGAGGCTAAGGAGGACTTCAGCCTTGCACTATACGGACGGGGTGAGTCAAGAAGCGCACATTGCGTACTGCTCGTGGATGTTGGCCTGTGCGCTTGGGCCCTAGAAAACGAAACTACCGAGCGTGGTTGGCCTGGTTTGTTTTGCAGGCGGCCACCCTCTGGACGTCGCCGACGGAAGGTGCAGCAACAAGGTGGTATCGGCTGTGTATATCGTTAAAGGGACGGGGTAAAAATAGCGCACCGTCTTGAAGCGCAGTAGAAACCCGCCACCAAACAGTAGGCTGTAAACTGTAACGTACGTATCTTTGTGCCGGCGATGCTGAAAATAAACGCTGCAACGTAGAATGCGTTCCGCGAGCTTTGTCGCCGATTTTGTCGTTCCGGCggccttttttttatactcTACTTTGCTAGATTCCCTTGTCGCCTTGTCCTTTGCTGCAACACGCACTAGAAATATAAGATCAACGAATGATAGAAACGGAAAAGGGATGGGAGGGGAGGAGTAATTTGTGGGAAAAGAGGTTTATAGTTtgcttttcactttcaccctGTCCACCCCAAGCTCGATCGAGGCGATGCAGCTATACTTCAATTCAACAAGGCAATCTTTGCAACTCAGCTTTgcttacaaattaaaaagtaatCAAAGTAAAAAAGTAATTTGGAGATTAAATAGCCAACAACGAGGCAATGGAAACTACAAATCGGAGGACTCAAATCCCACAGGACTCTCGGGTCTCTTTCGTTCCGAGCTACAACGGTAAGCCTCCTGCTTTCAACCATCGGACGCAGTTTTATAGGACGTCGAAAATTGTTCTAAGCAACAACAGACATGGCCCGCGGGTAGCGTCTGGCACCAttgcaaacaaatgcaaaGCTGACAGACGGTTTATGATGATAGTGCCGACGGGCGACAACCCCTGTTTGCGTTTTGCCTTCCTCTTGGGAGAACGTGTTCCGTCTGTAGATTGCGGCCGGAAATCTCTAACATAAACCAACAACACTAAGTCAGCTGATGATCAGCAGCAAACACGGTTAGGAAGATAGGCGAAAGCAACGTGGTTCAAGAAGGGAGCCTAGCCACCCGCTTATCTAAACGACGGGAATGTTCCTCATCTGCTCGTGAAGATAAATGCGCGAGATCCAACCATTGAGATGATATAGATTTTATCACGTGAATCCGTGAATGTACCATGCCGTCGTCTTGACAACTGTCTGGGCTTAGATGTGGCTTGAGGCATTTGGAAGCCGTCTAGAGGTCTGTTGACACGTTCAACCCTGAGAATGGCTTTCAACACTCTCACTCACATCTGACACCTTATGTTTCCTGATTAACAGAATTCCATATAGAAAGAGGTTGCCTGTAGCTCGGTACTTATGCCGCAGGGTGTGTAGCGTAAGACCACTTATGTCGGCTAACGATCAGCCTTCGATGAATGAAGTACCGAAGCGGCCAGTAACGCTCGCTTGTTATCTTATTGATAAAACGAATGCCTATACTGTACACACCACCACACGAAAGCGCACGTAATCGGTGCTTATCACTTATCACCAAGCGCTATCCCAGTTAGGTCAATAGGCGCCGTGCGAGTTTGTACCCGACTTGTTCAACGTTGATCGCAGGCTGCGGTTCGGTTGAGCATCGTTCTGCCGAATTCTGAACCGGTCCAGTCAGAGATCCGACCGATGTCTCACGCTTGCAGGGGTTGATGAGGCTGCGGCCAGTTGCTAGATGACATTGCCAGATGACAGTCCACTGCGAGGAGTGGGCGTTCGAGTCGGTAAGGCACGCGCGCCGCCGTCCGCGTGATGCGACATACTGAAACATCGGCCAGCGTATGCTTAATTTAGCTTTCCTGGCCACGTGGTGCGCAAGCGTCTGCGCATTTTCTTCCCCCATCCGCTTGTTTTCACAACATTTTTCCCGATTCCCGACACGCGTGGCAACCATTTGCCATGCCGGCCATACAAGTGACatgttgttttgattattCTGCACAGAAAACggacacacacgcgcacgcaCACAGAGCGTAGCGTACGGAACCACGTGGCGCCTCCGACTTCCTTGGACTGACTGCCGGCCGATGTGAGCGAGACTCAGCCAGCGCGTGCTGGGCTACGAAATGCGCTATCTCAACATCGGCAACATCACTCGAATCGGCCAGTACCCCAAAAAAcccaaccaacacacacacacacattcacccaACGAAATCATCACTCAATCCCAACTCCCCGTGTCCCCGAGGTTTACTCTGTCaataccttttttattttgggttttgggagGGTGCGATAATTTGTCATAAGGGAACAACACAGTGTTCCCATCAAAACCCAGAGCAAATACCGCGTGTCGTGCCGTACACCGAAACCCAAACCAAGCCACATCGTTTGGAGGCGGCCCGGCGGAGTGTTTTGCAATTCGTGATTTCCACCAACACAGTTTGATTTGTTGAGAAACACGCTATTTCGAAATCTGCCGCACGTTGCGGCCGGAGGTTGGTTTATTACTATCGAGGAGAGGGAAGTTGGCAATGTTGCCAtcataaacaaaaccgaaaccccAGTATCTTGAAACCGTCACGAGCCAAGCGAAGCCGTTGTAAGCAAGGGCATTCGAAAATCAATCTAGCAATCGATGAGCAAATGCTTTAGCACAGATCCAGCGGGTCTGTTTTGGAGTCGCAGTAGTATTGGGAGTCCTATAGAAGCTCTCTCTTTCACGAACGGTTCGCGAAATACAGGCAATGATTCGTTTCCGGTCACATGACAGAACAAAATGAATTTAGCAATATAATAAAGTCACGAACAAACGCCATTCGATAAAGAAAATAGAGAATAATCACACACATTGTACATCGTGTCCAATATATTCTCAAACACTTAAGTGTTTTCCTCGAGTCGTACTGGAAACTTTCTGGTCAAATTTCTGGCTGGAGACCACTCTCTAAGAAGAGGTCGAAGGCTTTCGACAGCACACTATATGTGTAAATTAGCTTCTGAACTTAATGTCTTCGAAAAGACCATCCGAAATTCGACTGATAAACCAAGAATGATGTTGACAATTAAATAGGGTGCTTTGAAATTGTATCCcttaccaggcgcctccattatgcTGTGGGCATTCGAGTCGAGCGTCGAAAAAATGAGCGTAATAAAACTATTTCCcggttgattgattgatggaaattattttaaaacaaaagagaaaTCAATGTACCAATGTACCGATGTATCCCATAAGTTTAGTTAAACGCCGCATCATCTCCAtcaccaccaggcgcctccatcgcctAACGTTTTTTTTACGAATTACACACTAACATGCTTTGGTACAGCAAAATTGTGACTCAATATTATACACCGAGGGAGAATACATCCAAAAGAGGATGGTTTTTAAGAACAGCACTGGTGAGGCAAATGTTATTGCAACTTGGCGAGAATACAAACATATCTTTACCACTGAATTGTTATATGACATTGGTTTCACCCAAAATCATTTAAACTTTCAAAGCATGTCAATCAAACTGCTTTGTTTACTATTTAGGTTGCATGCCCTGCTGTTCATCCCTGGTTTTCAAAGGCACACAACAAAACTCAACggtttgattatttatttaaccaACCACCACCCACTCACCGCTTCGTCGTTCCCCAAGCTCGGGCTTCACTGGAGTACGCGAGGGGCCAGCACGGCCGCACGTTGCCGACTGAGCGCGCCCGCTCCGGGGAACAAAC
This region of Anopheles coustani chromosome X, idAnoCousDA_361_x.2, whole genome shotgun sequence genomic DNA includes:
- the LOC131269421 gene encoding monocarboxylate transporter 12 produces the protein MTHGPPASRKRQQQQINTDIEQSVVEAESGLPTPPDGGWGWMVVLASFSIHIITDGLTYSFGIFYTEFLTYFNEGKGYTAWIASILVGVTLCSGPISSSLVNRYGCRAVTIAGALLAAASLAVSSYATSVFMLFITIGFGTGMGLGLIYLPAIVSVTMYFERLRSLATGIAVCGSGLGTSIFAPLTEALIKRLEWQGALQAIGAIVLICVLFGLMFRPLTHESAAAAAVAVAGKQDEATVPALQHSSTGRPASPAKQTTHQSGEGALKRSNSHGDMDIPKIDLNANGHSISGHNLDADRKLLPVDETKRLGLSQPLLTAPLTDQQLQATTMQGAMKRAESGTMYRKDALYTGSVHNIASRHTSQANLSVYEKGSYGSVQGNGTGTQLGGQDATEQCLGCIPCSKETCDTFREMMNFSILKDPIFIVFTVSNFLTSVGFNVPYVYLAAQAQVLGIDTKNASYLLGIIGIANTVGRIVLGYVSDKTWVNRLWVYNWSLAICGIATGLSVFCRDFYWLAVYSAVFGFTIGAYVGLTSVILVDLLGLEKLTNAFGLLLLFQGIASFVGPPIAGWLYDYTLSYGPGFIMAGTTIAISGAMLFAIPSIQRYLDRKRSPVALPGGIPME